GCTGGCCCGCGGGCCGGTTGGGGAGTCCCTACCCTCCCTCCCTGAGCACCACGGAGGTCTCCACCTGGCGCTCGGGGATGTTCCAGTATTTCCTGAGAAGGCGCTCTTTCTCCTCGGGGGAGACGACCGTGAAGCCGTGCTTCTGGTAAAAGCCTATGGCCCAGGCCGCGTCGGCCCACGTGCCTATCAGTATAGGCCGCGATATCCGCTTGCGAAGGAAAGAAAGCAGGCGGCCGCCGATGCCCCGGTTGCGCCAGGCGGTCCTCACGTAGGCGTGCCTTATAAGGGTTACGTCTTGTACGTCCTTAA
The Nitrospirota bacterium DNA segment above includes these coding regions:
- a CDS encoding GNAT family N-acetyltransferase, with translation CDDRDFKAISEIINDAASAYRGVIPPDRWRAPYMSEEELQHEMYEGVVFWGYEEDGTLQGVMGIKDVQDVTLIRHAYVRTAWRNRGIGGRLLSFLRKRISRPILIGTWADAAWAIGFYQKHGFTVVSPEEKERLLRKYWNIPERQVETSVVLREGG